From the Streptomyces nigrescens genome, one window contains:
- a CDS encoding peptidoglycan D,D-transpeptidase FtsI family protein, translating to MNKPLRRVAIFCGLLVLALLVRVNWVQFVQGDELKNDPHNRRVAIERYSTPRGNIIVDGKAITGSSTTDSGDFKYKRTYKNGKMWAPVTGYASQAFDANQLEKLNDGILTGTDDRLFFSRTVDMFTGSKQKGGNVVTTLDAKAQKAAFDGLGKQKGAVAAINPETGAILALASTPSYDPSTFAGMSNKDAEAYNALQKKNNPDEPMLNRALRQTYPPGSTFKVVTAAAALENGLYNDVDSSTRSPLPYTLPDTSGIELKNEGNIPCKNATLREALRVSCNTVFGKISADLGNKKMKAEAEKFGFNDPGINTPVRASESIFPEDNRPQNAMAGIGQASNRATPLQMAMVASAVANHGKLMKPYMVDRLVATNLNVVQQHTPQEMSQPLSPENAQKIQSMMETVVKSGTGTNAQIPNVTVGGKTGTAQHGENNKDNPYAWFISYAKTDKGTPVAVAVVIEGSDTLRDDIAGGKLAAPVAKHVMQAVLEGEK from the coding sequence GTGAACAAGCCCCTGCGCCGGGTCGCGATCTTCTGCGGCCTGCTCGTCCTCGCCCTGCTGGTCCGCGTCAACTGGGTGCAGTTCGTCCAGGGTGACGAGCTCAAGAACGACCCGCACAACCGCCGGGTCGCCATCGAGCGCTACAGCACCCCGCGCGGCAACATCATCGTGGACGGCAAGGCCATCACCGGCTCCTCGACCACGGACAGCGGCGACTTCAAGTACAAGCGGACGTACAAGAACGGCAAGATGTGGGCGCCGGTCACCGGCTACGCCTCGCAGGCCTTCGACGCCAACCAGCTCGAGAAGCTCAACGACGGCATTCTCACCGGCACCGACGACAGGCTCTTCTTCAGCCGCACGGTCGACATGTTCACCGGCAGCAAGCAGAAGGGCGGCAACGTGGTGACCACCCTCGACGCCAAGGCCCAGAAGGCGGCCTTCGACGGGCTCGGCAAGCAGAAGGGCGCGGTCGCCGCGATCAACCCGGAGACCGGCGCGATCCTGGCCCTGGCCAGCACCCCGTCCTACGACCCGTCCACCTTCGCCGGGATGAGCAACAAGGACGCCGAGGCGTACAACGCGCTGCAGAAGAAGAACAACCCCGACGAGCCGATGCTCAACCGGGCGCTGCGCCAGACCTACCCGCCCGGCTCGACCTTCAAGGTCGTCACGGCCGCGGCGGCCCTGGAGAACGGCCTCTACAACGACGTCGACTCCAGCACCCGGTCACCGCTGCCCTACACGCTCCCCGACACCTCGGGCATCGAGCTGAAGAACGAGGGCAACATCCCCTGCAAGAACGCCACCCTGCGCGAGGCGCTGCGGGTGTCCTGCAACACCGTGTTCGGCAAGATCAGCGCCGACCTCGGCAACAAGAAGATGAAGGCCGAGGCGGAGAAGTTCGGCTTCAACGACCCGGGAATCAACACCCCGGTCCGCGCCTCGGAGAGCATCTTCCCCGAGGACAACCGGCCGCAGAACGCGATGGCCGGCATCGGCCAGGCCTCCAACCGCGCCACGCCGCTGCAGATGGCCATGGTCGCCTCGGCGGTCGCCAACCACGGCAAGCTGATGAAGCCGTACATGGTCGACCGGCTGGTCGCGACGAACCTCAACGTGGTCCAGCAGCACACTCCGCAGGAGATGAGCCAGCCGCTCAGCCCGGAGAACGCGCAGAAGATCCAGAGCATGATGGAGACCGTGGTCAAGTCGGGTACGGGAACCAACGCCCAGATCCCGAACGTCACAGTCGGCGGTAAGACCGGTACCGCACAGCACGGCGAGAACAACAAGGACAATCCGTACGCCTGGTTCATCTCCTACGCGAAGACCGACAAGGGCACCCCCGTCGCGGTCGCTGTCGTCATTGAGGGATCCGACACGCTCCGCGATGACATCGCCGGTGGCAAGCTCGCAGCTCCGGTCGCGAAGCACGTCATGCAGGCGGTACTCGAAGGCGAAAAGTGA
- a CDS encoding FtsW/RodA/SpoVE family cell cycle protein, whose protein sequence is MSSTTNTTTIGTIGAPSRRNTELAMLIFAVLIPVFAYVNVGLAKDGSVPAGVLGYSLGLGLLAGVAHLVVRKWAPYADPLMLPIGTLLNGLGLIFIWRLDQEPSLGKAMAPNQLMWSTFGVALFLGILIFLKDHRVLQRYTYISMVVALVLLVAPVFFPGVNGAKIWITIPGLGSLQPGEFAKIIIAIFFAGYLMVKRDALALASRRFMGLYLPRGRDLGPILVIWALSLMILVFETDLGTSLLFFGLFVVMLYVATERTSWIVFGLLLSAGGAVAVATFESHVQTRVHNWLNPLELVNGGVTETAQAMYSFGSGGILGSGLGQGYSRLILGIAPKSDYILATVGEEIGLAGLMAILMLYGLLIERGIRTALAARDPFGKLLAIGLSGAFALQVFVVAGGVTGLIPLTGMTMPFLAQGGSSVIANWALIAILLRISDTARRPAPAPAPSTDAEMTQVVRP, encoded by the coding sequence ATGAGCAGCACCACCAACACCACCACCATCGGCACCATCGGAGCCCCGAGCCGCCGCAACACCGAGCTGGCGATGCTCATCTTCGCGGTGCTGATTCCGGTGTTCGCGTACGTCAACGTCGGTCTGGCGAAGGACGGTTCGGTGCCGGCCGGCGTGCTGGGCTACAGCCTCGGGCTCGGCCTGCTGGCGGGCGTCGCGCATCTCGTCGTCCGCAAGTGGGCGCCGTACGCGGATCCGCTGATGCTGCCCATCGGCACCCTGCTCAACGGCCTGGGTCTGATCTTCATCTGGCGGCTGGACCAGGAGCCCTCGCTGGGCAAGGCGATGGCTCCCAACCAGCTGATGTGGTCGACCTTCGGCGTCGCCCTCTTCCTCGGCATCCTGATCTTCCTCAAGGACCACCGCGTCCTGCAGCGCTACACCTACATCTCGATGGTGGTCGCGCTGGTGCTGCTGGTCGCCCCGGTGTTCTTCCCCGGTGTGAACGGCGCAAAGATCTGGATCACGATTCCGGGTCTCGGCTCGCTGCAGCCCGGTGAGTTCGCGAAGATCATCATCGCGATCTTCTTCGCCGGCTATCTGATGGTGAAGCGGGACGCGCTGGCCCTGGCCAGCCGCCGCTTCATGGGCCTGTACCTCCCCCGCGGCCGCGACCTCGGCCCGATCCTCGTCATCTGGGCGCTGAGCCTGATGATCCTGGTCTTCGAGACCGACCTGGGTACCTCGCTGCTGTTCTTCGGCCTGTTCGTCGTGATGCTGTACGTGGCGACCGAGCGGACCAGCTGGATCGTGTTCGGTCTGCTGCTCAGCGCGGGCGGCGCGGTCGCGGTGGCGACGTTCGAGTCCCACGTCCAGACGCGTGTGCACAACTGGCTCAACCCGCTGGAGCTGGTCAACGGCGGTGTCACCGAGACCGCCCAGGCCATGTACTCCTTCGGGTCCGGCGGCATCCTCGGCTCCGGTCTGGGACAGGGCTACTCCCGCCTCATCCTGGGCATCGCGCCGAAGAGTGACTACATTCTCGCCACGGTCGGTGAGGAGATCGGGCTGGCCGGCCTGATGGCCATCCTGATGCTGTACGGCCTGCTGATCGAGCGCGGTATCCGTACGGCGCTGGCGGCCCGCGACCCGTTCGGCAAGCTGCTGGCGATCGGCCTGTCCGGCGCCTTCGCCCTGCAGGTCTTCGTCGTCGCCGGTGGTGTGACGGGCCTGATCCCGCTGACGGGTATGACGATGCCGTTCCTCGCCCAGGGTGGCTCGTCCGTGATCGCCAACTGGGCGCTGATCGCGATCCTGCTCCGGATCAGCGACACCGCGCGCCGCCCGGCGCCGGCCCCCGCTCCCTCCACCGACGCCGAGATGACCCAGGTGGTCCGTCCGTGA
- a CDS encoding PP2C family serine/threonine-protein phosphatase yields the protein MSLSLRFAAGSHKGMIREGNEDSGYAGPRLLAIADGMGGQAAGEVASSEVISTLVQLDDDVPGSDLLTSLGTAVTRANDQLRVMVEEDPQLEGMGTTLTALLWTGQRLGLVHVGDSRAYLLRDGALTQITQDHTWVQRLVDEGRITEEEATTHPQRSLLMRALGSGDHVEPDLSIREVRAGDRYLICSDGLSGVVSHQTLEETLASYHGPHETVQELIQLALRGGGPDNITCIVADVLDVDGNETMAGQLNDTPVIVGAVAENQHQLSDPSTLQTPAARAAELGRPGGPNPGAPGAFGPPGSGDPEVGGPPQGSFGAFMDEDFVKPRRRGRWLKRSLLIALALAVVGGGCYAGYNWTQTQYFVGAKDDHVALYRGISQDLAWIRLNGVDEDHPEIELKYLPQYQRNQVKETIAVDSRTQAGEKVTELSKQANACRTKEQREAAERDAARHPGHGQTGTPSKPGSPSASPSGTPSAKPGSTGKNSGTGTAGALAATTSPSPKATPSQAPSQEQQKLEKNCSTQQ from the coding sequence ATGAGTCTGTCACTGCGCTTCGCCGCCGGATCGCACAAGGGCATGATCCGCGAGGGCAACGAGGACTCCGGCTACGCCGGGCCACGGCTGCTCGCCATCGCCGACGGCATGGGCGGCCAGGCCGCCGGTGAGGTCGCCTCCTCCGAGGTGATCTCCACACTCGTCCAGCTCGACGACGACGTCCCGGGCTCCGACCTCCTCACCTCCCTGGGCACGGCCGTCACGCGCGCCAATGACCAGCTGCGGGTGATGGTCGAAGAGGACCCCCAGCTGGAGGGCATGGGCACGACCCTGACCGCCCTGCTGTGGACCGGGCAGCGACTCGGGCTCGTCCACGTCGGCGACTCGCGTGCGTACCTGCTGCGCGACGGCGCCCTGACCCAGATCACCCAGGACCACACCTGGGTGCAGCGGCTGGTCGACGAGGGCCGGATCACCGAAGAGGAAGCCACCACCCATCCGCAGCGGTCGCTGCTGATGCGGGCGCTGGGCAGCGGCGATCATGTCGAGCCCGATCTGTCGATCCGCGAGGTGCGCGCCGGCGACCGGTATCTGATCTGCTCGGACGGGCTGTCCGGGGTGGTCAGCCACCAGACGCTGGAGGAGACCCTCGCCAGCTACCACGGGCCGCACGAGACGGTGCAGGAGCTGATCCAGCTCGCTCTGCGCGGCGGCGGACCCGACAACATCACCTGCATCGTCGCCGACGTCCTGGACGTGGACGGCAACGAAACGATGGCCGGGCAGCTCAACGACACCCCGGTCATCGTCGGCGCCGTCGCGGAGAACCAGCACCAGCTCAGCGACCCGAGCACGCTGCAGACCCCCGCCGCCCGGGCCGCCGAACTCGGCCGGCCCGGCGGACCGAACCCGGGCGCCCCCGGTGCCTTCGGACCGCCCGGCAGCGGTGACCCGGAGGTCGGCGGACCGCCGCAGGGCTCGTTCGGCGCGTTCATGGACGAGGACTTCGTCAAGCCCCGGCGGCGCGGGCGGTGGCTCAAGCGGTCACTGCTCATCGCGCTGGCGCTGGCCGTCGTGGGCGGCGGCTGCTACGCGGGCTACAACTGGACGCAGACCCAGTACTTCGTCGGTGCCAAGGACGACCACGTCGCGCTCTACCGGGGCATCAGCCAGGACCTCGCGTGGATCAGGCTCAATGGCGTGGACGAGGACCACCCCGAGATCGAACTCAAGTACCTGCCGCAGTACCAGCGGAATCAGGTCAAGGAGACGATCGCGGTCGACAGCCGCACTCAGGCGGGAGAAAAGGTCACCGAATTGAGTAAGCAGGCCAATGCCTGCCGTACCAAGGAGCAGCGGGAGGCCGCCGAGCGTGACGCGGCGCGTCACCCGGGCCACGGCCAGACGGGCACACCGAGCAAGCCCGGCTCTCCGTCAGCTTCACCGTCCGGTACGCCGAGCGCCAAGCCCGGCAGCACCGGCAAGAACAGCGGCACCGGCACCGCCGGCGCACTGGCGGCGACCACGTCTCCGTCTCCCAAGGCCACTCCCAGCCAGGCCCCTTCCCAGGAGCAGCAGAAGCTGGAAAAGAATTGCAGCACCCAGCAGTGA
- a CDS encoding FHA domain-containing protein FhaB/FipA has protein sequence MSELTLTVMRLGFLAVLWLFVIVAVQVIRSDLFGTRVTQRGAARRGGQEPRAQRQAAAPPQQQRRQEGGRGNNNRQRRGAPTKLVVSEGSLTGTTVALQGQTISLGRAHDSTIVLDDDYASSRHARIYPDRDGQWIVEDLGSTNGTYLDRTRLTTPTPIPLGAPIRIGKTVIELRK, from the coding sequence ATGTCAGAGCTGACCCTCACGGTCATGCGGTTGGGTTTCCTCGCCGTACTGTGGCTGTTCGTCATCGTGGCCGTTCAGGTCATCCGCAGCGATCTGTTCGGCACGCGCGTCACACAGCGCGGTGCCGCCCGTCGCGGCGGACAGGAACCGCGTGCGCAGCGGCAGGCTGCCGCGCCACCGCAACAACAGCGCCGCCAGGAAGGCGGACGCGGCAACAACAACCGGCAGCGCCGAGGAGCCCCCACGAAGCTCGTGGTCTCCGAGGGCTCGCTGACCGGCACCACCGTCGCCCTCCAAGGCCAGACCATCTCCCTGGGCCGTGCGCACGACTCCACGATCGTGCTGGACGACGACTACGCGTCCAGCAGGCATGCCAGGATCTACCCGGACCGTGACGGCCAGTGGATCGTCGAGGACCTCGGTTCCACCAACGGCACGTACCTGGACCGGACCCGACTGACGACCCCGACACCGATTCCGCTGGGAGCCCCGATCCGCATCGGCAAGACCGTCATCGAGCTGCGGAAGTAG
- a CDS encoding FhaA domain-containing protein, with the protein MGVLKRFEQRLEGLVNGTFAKVFKSEVQPVEIAGALQRECDNNATIWNRDRTVVPNDFIVELSTPDYERLSPYSGQLGDELSSMVRDYAKQQRYTFMGSIKVHLEKADDLDTGLYRVRSRTLASSSSQDQPGPAADRRSAAMPRGGQPGGGHVSPPPMPSSPPPGGAQSVPRTAPPGAGPQPQAQTRRWIEINGTRHQISRPTLVLGRSTDADVRIDDPGVSRRHCEIRVGTPPMIQDLGSTNGIVVDGQHTTRANLRDGSRIVVGSTTIVYRQAEG; encoded by the coding sequence GTGGGAGTACTGAAGCGTTTCGAGCAGCGGCTCGAAGGTCTCGTCAACGGCACCTTCGCCAAGGTGTTCAAGTCCGAGGTGCAGCCCGTTGAGATCGCCGGCGCGCTGCAGCGCGAGTGCGACAACAACGCCACCATCTGGAACCGCGACCGCACGGTCGTCCCCAACGACTTCATCGTCGAGCTGAGCACCCCCGACTACGAGCGGCTGAGCCCCTACAGCGGGCAGCTCGGCGACGAGCTCTCCAGCATGGTCCGCGACTACGCCAAGCAGCAGCGGTACACCTTCATGGGCTCGATCAAGGTCCATCTGGAGAAGGCCGACGATCTCGACACCGGCCTGTACCGCGTGCGCAGCCGCACGCTCGCCTCCAGCTCGTCCCAGGACCAGCCGGGCCCCGCTGCCGACCGCCGCTCCGCCGCGATGCCTCGCGGCGGCCAGCCCGGCGGCGGCCATGTGAGCCCGCCCCCCATGCCTTCGTCCCCGCCTCCCGGCGGCGCACAGTCCGTACCCCGTACGGCACCGCCCGGTGCAGGACCGCAGCCCCAGGCACAAACCAGGCGCTGGATCGAGATCAACGGCACCCGCCATCAGATCTCCCGCCCCACGCTCGTGCTGGGCCGCAGCACCGACGCTGACGTACGGATCGACGACCCGGGTGTCTCCCGGCGTCATTGTGAGATCCGGGTCGGAACGCCCCCCATGATCCAGGATCTGGGTTCCACGAACGGCATCGTGGTAGACGGGCAGCACACCACTCGCGCTAATCTCCGCGACGGCTCGCGGATTGTCGTGGGCAGTACCACCATCGTTTACCGGCAAGCCGAAGGGTGA
- a CDS encoding LysR family transcriptional regulator → MSGPPAATAGLPAPGLELRELECFLVLSEELHFGRTGERLYVSQSRVSQLLRALESRIGARLVDRTSRRVRLTPLGEEFRTSLRPAYDALRTTVESARSAARGIEGRLTIGFQGTADDRIMRAIDVFHRRHPGCATEIVEIPLCDPFGALRGGAVDAAVTLLPVAEPDLTLGPVFPAQQQTLAVSVRHPLASRASIGAEDLATVPLVSPAGPAPAYWRTAHAPAATPQGRPIPAGPAVSTLQEGLTLAAAGRGGMLLCRPTADYHGRRDLVFVPVTGLPGSVLGLVHHTARETARVRAFRTVVTEIAG, encoded by the coding sequence ATGAGCGGCCCGCCCGCCGCGACCGCCGGCCTGCCCGCCCCCGGCCTCGAACTCCGCGAGCTGGAATGCTTCCTCGTCCTCTCCGAGGAGCTGCATTTCGGCCGCACCGGCGAGCGGCTGTATGTCTCGCAGAGCCGCGTCAGCCAGCTGCTGCGCGCCCTGGAGTCGCGGATCGGCGCCCGTCTCGTGGACCGCACCAGCCGCCGGGTCCGCCTCACCCCGCTCGGCGAGGAGTTCCGTACGTCGCTGCGCCCCGCCTACGACGCGCTGCGCACCACCGTCGAGAGCGCCCGCAGCGCCGCCCGCGGGATCGAGGGCCGTCTGACGATCGGCTTCCAGGGCACCGCGGACGACCGCATCATGCGGGCCATCGACGTCTTCCACCGACGCCACCCGGGCTGCGCCACCGAGATCGTCGAGATCCCGCTGTGCGATCCCTTCGGCGCGCTGCGCGGCGGCGCGGTCGACGCCGCCGTGACGCTCCTGCCCGTCGCCGAGCCCGATCTCACCCTCGGCCCCGTCTTCCCGGCCCAGCAGCAGACCCTCGCCGTCTCCGTACGGCATCCGCTGGCGTCCCGCGCCTCGATCGGCGCCGAGGATCTCGCCACCGTCCCGCTGGTCTCCCCGGCCGGCCCGGCGCCGGCCTACTGGCGCACGGCCCACGCCCCGGCCGCCACGCCGCAGGGCCGTCCGATCCCCGCGGGGCCCGCCGTCAGCACGCTGCAGGAGGGCCTCACCCTCGCCGCGGCCGGCCGCGGCGGCATGCTGCTGTGCCGCCCCACCGCCGACTACCACGGCCGCCGCGACCTCGTCTTCGTCCCCGTCACCGGCCTGCCGGGTTCGGTCCTGGGGCTGGTCCACCACACCGCCCGGGAGACCGCCCGGGTCCGCGCGTTCCGTACGGTCGTCACGGAGATCGCCGGGTGA